The Apium graveolens cultivar Ventura chromosome 11, ASM990537v1, whole genome shotgun sequence genome has a window encoding:
- the LOC141695712 gene encoding acyltransferase-like yields the protein MVNVQPPLIISKELIEPSSPTPHHLKYFNLSLLDQLSPNFYLPMMMLYPKTDINTDDITNILKKSLSETLTLYYPFAGRPGSKGVIECNDNGVEFFVARVNCKLSEILEKTEPQTIDMFYPEGVLWNESYKGSLLVVQVTFLNCGAVAISNCLLHKIADGGTVASFLWDWASLARNSGLNVPSPHFISKSLVPPSDPPIVREITKIEKFDDCVTRRFIFDASKLAHLKAMLTKLGVSNPSRVELVGAIIYKCFMTANFKAMGESSRPYLFIQPVNLRPRTVPPVPANSVGNFSWFSTVMVKNEKEKELHSLVTAMKTGMAQFNDRFGKNKTSNECYAMICDMMKHMMNKSMSDECNVYKGTSLCRFPFDDIDFGWGKPVWAGPCSSVISNTFVLKDAPDFGIEAWVTLREEEMGFFASEVVALF from the coding sequence ATGGTCAATGTGCAGCCTCCTCTGATAATCTCAAAAGAACTCATAGAACCTTCCTCTCCAACACCACATCACTTAAAATATTTCAATCTTTCTTTGTTGGATCAGCTCTCTCCTaatttttaccttccaatgatgatGTTATACCCTAAAACCGATATAAACACCGATGACATTACTAATATACTCAAGAAATCTTTATCTGAAACTCTAACTCTTTATTATCCTTTTGCTGGTAGACCTGGAAGTAAAGGTGTCATTGAGTGTAATGATAATGGGGTTGAATTCTTTGTAGCCCGAGTGAACTGTAAGCTATCGGAAATTCTTGAAAAGACTGAGCCTCAAACAATTGATATGTTTTATCCAGAGGGAGTTCTTTGGAATGAATCCTATAAGGGCAGTCTTCTTGTAGTTCAAGTCACATTTCTTAATTGTGGTGCTGTGGCTATTAGTAATTGTTTGTTACACAAGATTGCTGATGGTGGAACAGTAGCTTCATTTCTTTGGGATTGGGCATCACTTGCACGAAACTCGGGCTTAAATGTGCCATCTCCGCATTTCATTTCAAAGTCACTTGTACCCCCTAGTGATCCACCAATTGTTAGAGAAATTACCAAGATTGAGAAGTTCGATGATTGTGTCACACGAAGGTTCATTTTCGACGCTTCAAAACTAGCTCATCTCAAGGCCATGTTAACAAAACTAGGAGTGTCTAATCCTTCGCGAGTTGAACTTGTAGGTGCAATCATTTACAAATGTTTCATGACAGCAAACTTTAAGGCAATGGGTGAATCTTCAAGGCCTTATCTCTTCATTCAACCCGTAAATTTGAGGCCAAGAACTGTACCACCAGTACCAGCAAACTCAGTTGGAAATTTTTCTTGGTTTTCTACAGTTATGGTAAAGAATGAGAAGGAAAAAGAATTGCATAGTTTGGTAACCGCAATGAAAACTGGAATGGCACAGTTCAATGATAGGTTTGGTAAGAATAAAACGTCGAATGAATGCTACGCAATGATCTGTGACATGATGAAGCATATGATGAACAAGAGTATGAGTGATGAATGTAATGTTTACAAAGGAACAAGCTTGTGCAGGTTTCCATTTGATGATATTGATTTTGGGTGGGGAAAACCTGTATGGGCTGGCCCTTGTAGCAGTGTTATAAGTAACACATTTGTATTGAAGGACGCACCAGATTTTGGCATAGAAGCTTGGGTTACTCTCCGAGAAGAAGAGATGGGCTTTTTTGCATCTGAAGTAGTTGCTCTCTTCTAA
- the LOC141695713 gene encoding uncharacterized protein LOC141695713, whose product MGPFPRAKGDLRYVLVAIDYMTKWAEAKAMRTINQQDCIKFVDMIVMRFGIPMVLISDNGPQFVGSDFEAYLKELGIRHKKASVAHPQGNGQNYPRTGTKETPFKLAYDTEVRLPVETGSPSHRVTNFDEVSNIEGLRTNLELLDEVRDRAVGKMESYKEKTKLYFAKKTRIREYVVGDLVLRDTEASDPANQGKL is encoded by the exons ATGGGTCCTTTCCCTCGGGCAAAAGGGGACCTCCGTTATGTTCTGGTAGCAATAGATTATATGACTAAGTGGGCGGAGGCCAAGGCTATGAGAACCATTAACCAGCAAGACTGCATCAAGTTCGTAGACATGATTGtaatgaggttcgggatcccaaTGGTTTTAATCTCGGACAACGGGCCACAGTTCGTGGGTTCGGATTTTGAAGCCTATCTCAAAGAGCTCGGGATTAGACACAAAAAAGCATCGGTTGCCCATCCACAAGGGAATGGACAG AACTACCCCCGGACAGGAACCAAGGAGACTCCATTCAAGCTTGCCTACGACACTGAAGTCCGGTTACCGGTAGAAACCGGATCCCCTTCACATAGAGTGACCAACTTTGACGAGGTCTCCAATATAGAAGGCCTTAGAACCAACCTCGAACTCCTTGATGAAGTAAGAGACCGGGCCGTAGGAAAAATGGAAAGCTACAAGGAAAAAACAAAGCTTTACTTTGCGAAGAAGACCAGGATAAGGGAATATGTGGTGGGAGATCTAGTGCTCCGGGACACTGAAGCCTCGGACCCAGCTAACCAGGGGAAACTGTAG
- the LOC141695714 gene encoding uncharacterized protein LOC141695714 — protein sequence MARVLRDLKRKVEGDMEVGAAATPFTKKLESTPRESGLKHFNFDSFDGLADPEEHLNYFERISNINDYSDLTRCRFFASTLKGGAQKWFSRIPSRSVDSWKDFREMFLKRFRANRMNELQMCHLETIQQRSKEPLPEFIKRFQEAVNQLSNLEEKEAVNIFQRNLHTISCEGYVKDLIHREPQSLASAYALASKFIKENDFLKSMKMNRRIHDDDESSERRSSSRMDKRYKLDRKANYIQQSRETPPRDTYTESTKSERKPKTKKEPKPEPEWTPLNRPWADILREVKGKPFYYPPKPLLAPPENRARDKHCGYHEDHGHTTENCFSLKMFIEDQIKKGNMNQYLQRGSNDKDRAPGRGKNVVSVVFGGTASPPRSPDRENDVMMI from the coding sequence ATGGCCCGGGTCCTTCGGGACCTTAAAAGAAAAGTGGAAGGCGACATGGAAGTAGGGGCGGCAGCAACCCCGTTCACAAAGAAATTGGAATCCACCCCCAGGGAGTCAGGGCTGAAGCACTTCAATTTTGACTCTTTTGACGGACTGGCTGACCCCGAGGAGCATCTGAACTATTTTGAGCGAATATCTAATATTAATGATTACAGCGACCTGACTAGATGCCGATTCTTCGCATCAACGTTGAAGGGGGGAGCTCAGAAATGGTTCAGCCGCATACCATCCCGGAGTGTGGACTCCTGGAAAGACTTCCGCGAGATGTTTTTGAAAAGATTCAGGGCCAACCGGATGAACGAGCTGCAGATGTGTCATCTGGAAACAATCCAGCAAAGAAGCAAGGAGCCTCTCCCGGAATTCATCAAAAGATTCCAGGAAGCGGTCAACCAACTCTCCAACTTAGAAGAAAAGGAGGCAGTAAACATCTTTCAAAGAAACTTGCACACGATATCTTGTGAAGGCTATGTTAAAGACTTGATTCATAGGGAGCCCCAGAGCCTGGCATCAGCATATGCGTTGGCATCAAAGTTCATAAAGGAAAACGATTTCCTCAAATCAATGAAGATGAATAGAAGAATACATGATGATGACGAGTCTTCGGAGCGACGCTCGTCATCCCGGATGGACAAAAGGTACAAGCTTGACAGGAAAGCAAACTACATTCAGCAGTCCCGGGAAACCCCACCCCGGGATACATACACCGAATCAACAAAGAGTGAAAGGAAACCCAAGACAAAGAAGGAACCCAAGCCGGAACCGGAGTGGACACCCCTCAACAGGCCCTGGGCCGACATTTTGCGCGAAGTCAAGGGCAAACCGTTCTATTATCCGCCAAAACCCTTGCTGGCGCCTCCCGAAAACAGGGCCCGGGACAAGCATTGTGGCTATCACGAGGATCATGGCCATACCACTGAAAACTGTTTCTCCCTCAAGATGTTCATAGAAGACCAAATCAAAAAAGgaaacatgaaccagtatcttcaAAGGGGGTCAAATGACAAAGACAGAGCCCCGGGAAGAGGCAAAAATGTGGTGAGTGTTGTTTTTGGAGGCACAGCCTCTCCACCTCGGAGCCCGGATCGGGAGAATGATGTGATGATGATCTAG